Proteins from a genomic interval of Granulicella sp. L56:
- the bshB1 gene encoding bacillithiol biosynthesis deacetylase BshB1: MPSIDILAIAAHRDDVEQTCGGTLLAMHARGWSTGILDLTRGESGTRGTAAEREAEAIAAAGILNVAHREALDLPDGNVENTLPNRLKVAEVLRRLRPRVVILPYWQGRHPDHYTTATLGYESCFISGLAKLDIPGEPHRPYKILYASLYADVRPSFVVDITPHIEQRYQALAAYRSQYASQSTGDSIFVREDDIRERTFATARHYGLLAGVRYAEPFVQKEVGLVEDLMLLPVQSI; the protein is encoded by the coding sequence ATGCCCTCCATCGACATTCTTGCCATAGCCGCGCACCGTGACGACGTGGAGCAGACCTGCGGCGGCACTCTGCTCGCCATGCACGCCCGCGGCTGGAGCACCGGCATCCTCGATCTCACCCGTGGCGAGTCAGGCACGCGCGGAACCGCAGCCGAACGCGAGGCAGAAGCCATCGCCGCTGCAGGCATCCTCAACGTCGCCCACCGCGAAGCCCTCGACCTGCCCGACGGCAACGTCGAAAACACGCTTCCCAATCGCCTCAAAGTAGCGGAAGTCCTCCGCCGCCTCCGTCCCCGCGTGGTGATCCTGCCTTACTGGCAGGGCCGTCATCCTGACCACTACACCACCGCGACCCTCGGTTACGAATCCTGTTTCATCAGCGGCCTGGCAAAGCTCGATATCCCCGGCGAGCCTCACCGCCCCTACAAGATCCTCTACGCCTCGCTCTACGCCGACGTGCGCCCTTCCTTCGTTGTCGATATCACCCCGCACATCGAGCAGCGCTACCAGGCGCTGGCAGCCTATCGCTCGCAATACGCATCCCAATCGACAGGCGACTCCATCTTCGTGCGCGAAGACGACATCCGAGAGCGCACCTTCGCCACCGCGCGCCACTACGGCCTGCTCGCAGGTGTGCGCTACGCCGAGCCTTTCGTCCAAAAAGAAGTCGGCCTCGTCGAAGACCTGATGCTCCTCCCTGTTCAATCTATCTAG
- a CDS encoding ferritin-like domain-containing protein, translating into MEKVNELIKRAVSRRTFMAGAGTTAAAAFLAGCNNSSAPPTTGGGGTTPPPTDVPDNDILNFALNLEYLEAEFYLRAATGSGLSSADALSGAGAVNGGAAVPGFSTAMQQYAVEIAQDELNHVRAIQATITKNSGTPVARPAIDFTNAFNALAAAAGIGSSFNPFSSPSAFLVGAFVFEDVGVTAYTGAAPAITNTDILSAAAGIQAVEAYHAAEIRTLLVGMAAANNDQTYVNYANQVSALRGKLGGGNETMLSISTIVAADTTNAIAFSRTTDQVLHIVYATAPGAGVKSGGFFPNGLNGSISTTAS; encoded by the coding sequence GTGGAAAAAGTAAACGAACTTATTAAGAGAGCAGTCTCCCGCCGAACATTCATGGCCGGGGCAGGAACCACAGCAGCGGCTGCATTTCTGGCCGGATGCAACAATTCATCCGCACCTCCGACCACAGGCGGCGGTGGCACCACTCCTCCCCCTACAGACGTTCCCGATAACGACATCCTCAACTTCGCGCTCAACCTTGAATACCTCGAAGCCGAGTTTTACCTCCGCGCCGCCACCGGCAGCGGTCTTTCTTCTGCCGACGCTCTCTCCGGTGCCGGTGCCGTTAACGGTGGGGCTGCCGTCCCGGGATTCTCGACTGCGATGCAGCAGTATGCCGTCGAAATCGCACAGGACGAGCTCAACCATGTCCGCGCCATTCAGGCCACCATCACAAAGAACAGTGGAACCCCGGTAGCGCGTCCCGCCATCGACTTCACCAACGCCTTCAACGCCCTCGCCGCGGCTGCCGGAATCGGATCCAGCTTCAATCCCTTCTCCAGCCCCAGCGCCTTCCTTGTAGGCGCTTTCGTATTTGAAGACGTCGGCGTCACCGCATACACCGGTGCTGCTCCCGCCATCACCAACACCGACATCCTCTCCGCGGCTGCTGGAATTCAGGCCGTCGAAGCCTACCACGCCGCTGAGATCCGTACCCTGCTCGTTGGCATGGCCGCAGCCAATAACGATCAGACCTATGTCAACTATGCCAACCAGGTCTCCGCTCTGCGAGGCAAGCTTGGCGGCGGCAACGAGACCATGCTCAGCATCAGCACCATCGTCGCAGCCGACACCACCAACGCCATCGCCTTCTCCCGCACCACCGACCAGGTTCTTCACATCGTCTATGCAACGGCGCCCGGCGCAGGTGTAAAAAGCGGCGGCTTCTTCCCCAACGGACTCAACGGCTCTATCTCAACGACTGCATCCTAA
- a CDS encoding ferritin-like domain-containing protein, whose product MANTETKQLDSIISSRRALLAIGGAALAGLAFAPKAEAQAAITDTDILNFALNLEYLEAQFYNLAASGVTIDKLPTPIPVSVNGGTAGTVTLKPSFAKVPFALPTIAAYATETALEEGKHVSFLQGALSTAAVSMPDIDLFNSFNALASVAGIGSAFDPFASDANFLIGAYIFEDVGVSAYHGAAGLIQDKKVILPAAVGIHAVEAYHAGLIRTSINALDAGTGTLNTLTQKISAARSMLANPSGASTTTYTGSMADDIGLTTTMVSLNGTSASLSSSTIVDCDSNSIGWGRTTSQVLAIVTGTDPSATSHKGVFFPSGLNGNIK is encoded by the coding sequence ATGGCAAATACAGAGACCAAACAGCTAGATTCCATCATCTCCAGTCGCCGTGCGTTGCTGGCCATTGGCGGCGCAGCACTCGCGGGCCTTGCCTTTGCACCAAAGGCAGAAGCCCAGGCAGCCATCACCGACACCGACATCCTCAACTTCGCCCTCAACCTGGAGTACCTCGAGGCCCAGTTCTATAACCTCGCCGCCTCAGGCGTCACCATCGACAAACTTCCTACGCCCATCCCGGTCAGCGTCAACGGTGGGACTGCAGGAACGGTAACCCTCAAGCCCAGCTTCGCTAAGGTTCCCTTCGCCCTGCCGACCATCGCAGCCTATGCGACGGAGACTGCACTCGAAGAAGGCAAGCACGTCAGCTTTCTTCAGGGAGCGCTCAGCACAGCGGCGGTGTCCATGCCGGACATCGACCTCTTCAACTCCTTCAACGCACTTGCCAGCGTGGCCGGGATCGGCTCTGCCTTCGATCCCTTCGCCAGCGACGCCAACTTCCTCATCGGTGCTTACATCTTCGAGGACGTCGGCGTCAGCGCCTACCACGGAGCAGCAGGCCTGATTCAAGACAAAAAAGTGATCCTGCCCGCAGCCGTAGGGATTCACGCAGTCGAGGCTTACCACGCAGGTCTCATCCGCACCAGCATCAACGCTCTCGATGCCGGAACCGGAACCCTCAACACGCTCACGCAGAAGATCTCGGCAGCTCGCTCCATGCTGGCGAACCCTTCCGGCGCATCGACAACCACCTATACCGGAAGCATGGCGGACGACATCGGCTTGACCACCACCATGGTCAGCCTTAACGGCACCTCGGCGTCGCTCTCCTCATCCACCATCGTCGATTGCGATTCGAACTCAATCGGCTGGGGCCGCACCACCTCCCAGGTCCTCGCCATCGTCACCGGCACCGATCCCAGCGCCACCAGCCACAAGGGAGTCTTCTTTCCCTCCGGCCTCAACGGAAATATCAAATAA
- a CDS encoding GGDEF domain-containing protein — protein sequence MDTHTLVVMNVLLYVLYAGVIALNARMLGSAKGAAWFAGANLSRGGALLLILLGGIVPVTEALSGLLAVLGMMMLHFSFDELLERGPLMRSLQYVLVGGMAVGTIYLLIEPSHYPAALLLSFATESVQVAATAAVVFLFVGEDIGLAASLTGVSLAIYAVLLLLRVMASLKFGTPDYPALASEMRRFWLVGTLVTNSAIVFGFMFLSAAKLRVELLWHAQVDELTGLLNRWALTRIAMREIARCGRTKGTIAVVMMDLDGLKQVNDSLGHACGDAVLQAVGRALQETVRGQDAVARMGGDEFCILLPDTGSVEAGMAAERMRSRVDDLCVQYRGETVRVRASLGVASSEGCGQSWQSLVEQSDAALYRAKRGGRNRVVAAEQLEELGNEGAF from the coding sequence ATGGACACGCACACACTCGTTGTGATGAACGTGCTTTTGTATGTGCTGTATGCGGGCGTGATTGCGCTGAATGCCCGTATGCTTGGATCGGCTAAGGGTGCGGCGTGGTTTGCGGGGGCGAATCTCAGCCGCGGTGGAGCGCTGCTGTTGATACTGCTGGGCGGGATCGTTCCCGTCACTGAGGCGTTGAGCGGCCTGCTGGCAGTGTTGGGCATGATGATGCTGCACTTCAGCTTCGACGAGCTGCTGGAGCGTGGGCCGCTGATGCGGTCGTTACAGTATGTGCTGGTGGGTGGGATGGCGGTGGGCACGATCTACCTGCTGATTGAGCCATCGCATTATCCGGCGGCGCTGTTGCTGTCGTTCGCGACGGAGAGTGTACAGGTGGCGGCGACCGCTGCGGTGGTGTTCCTGTTCGTGGGCGAGGACATTGGTCTGGCCGCGAGCCTCACCGGCGTTTCGCTCGCGATCTATGCGGTCCTGCTGCTGCTTCGCGTGATGGCGAGCTTGAAGTTCGGCACGCCGGACTATCCTGCGCTGGCCAGCGAGATGCGGCGGTTCTGGCTGGTAGGAACGCTGGTGACCAACAGCGCCATCGTTTTTGGCTTCATGTTTCTTTCGGCGGCGAAGCTGCGGGTAGAGCTGCTTTGGCATGCACAGGTGGATGAGTTGACGGGGCTGCTGAACCGGTGGGCGCTTACGCGGATTGCGATGCGAGAGATAGCGCGGTGCGGGCGGACGAAGGGAACGATTGCCGTCGTGATGATGGATCTCGATGGCTTGAAGCAGGTGAACGACTCGCTGGGACATGCCTGTGGCGATGCTGTTCTGCAGGCGGTGGGCAGGGCGTTGCAGGAGACGGTGCGAGGCCAGGATGCGGTGGCGCGGATGGGCGGCGACGAGTTCTGCATTCTGCTGCCGGATACGGGTTCGGTAGAGGCCGGTATGGCGGCGGAGCGGATGCGGTCACGCGTGGATGATCTGTGTGTGCAATATCGCGGAGAGACGGTTCGGGTACGGGCGAGCCTGGGCGTGGCTTCGTCGGAGGGGTGCGGCCAATCGTGGCAGAGTCTTGTGGAACAGAGCGATGCCGCGCTGTATCGGGCCAAGCGAGGAGGGCGCAACCGTGTCGTGGCAGCCGAACAGTTGGAAGAGCTGGGGAACGAGGGTGCTTTTTGA